The genomic region CCGCAAGTGAAGCGCGGCGGGGAATGGCCTCAACAACAGCGCGGAAACGCTGCCAAAGGCTCGTCCAGTCGCCCACAGCCTGCTCCCCCATAGCGGCCTCGATCAGCTTGCTGATATCGCGGCGGTGCAGCGTGATGCGCTCACGCATCAGCTTCAGCGCCTGGGCCTCGGCCCGTACCTGCTCGGCCGCCGCCCCAAACTCACCCGCCCGCACCAGCAAAGGCGCAAGCGAGAAGCCGAATGCCTCGCCAGGCTCCCCTTCCCTGCTTCTGCGCGCATAGCGCTTGCCATTGGGACTGTCGCGGCGAACAATCAATCCGCCATCCACCAGGGCCGCCAGATGGCGCCGCAAGGTCACTTCCGACATGCCATGCGCCCGCAGGGCGAGCTGGCGGTTCGACGGAAACACGACAAGGCCATGTTCCTCGGATAGCTCCTCATGCGGATAAAACGACAGCAATGCCGCGAGGATGGCCAGCGCCCGGTCGCCCACGCCTATGATCGTCTTTCCTTCACACAAATCCCTGTAGACCTGCCACTTGCCCGCTGTCGCCCCTTCCGGGATAGCAGCTGCTTCCTGCTGCACTGCCAGCATGGCAAGCGACATCGGCCGCCGCCCAAAAGGCGTCGCTGCAATATGCGTATCCATGTCCTTCCACCTTCAATCAGGCAAAAGAAACCCGCCCGTCAAAACGACAGTTTCAACGCTTGACACAGATTCACGGAAATGCGATTCTCGGATTGTCCAGATACGAGAAGGGCTTCCGCGACGACAGTCGTTCGGGGGCCTTTTTCTTTTGCGGCTTCAATGCTCCTGTTCGGTTTTCTCCGACTTTCTGAATGCCTCATAAAGGCTGCTCAGATTACTCGAAATCCACTCGGCAAATCTGGGTCCGTCGGCTGCTCCAATTGCAAGAGTTGCCGTCTTACCTGCCTTTTTCAGCCGTACGCTGACCTTCTTGTCCTGGGGTAGCCAGGCTGTGTCCGCAGACTTCGTGACAGCCTTGCGAGCAGGCTTGCTCCCGGCAGCCAAAGCGGCGTGCAAAGCTTCAAAGCGGGCGTTGCTGTCGAGTTGGCTGAACTCGGGTGTTGCGGCGACGGAGCCTGCCATTTCCAGCCGGCGAGGTACCAGAAGGGAGAGCTCCACCCACCTCTCCCGGCCGATAGCCGGCGCCGGGCCGATTGCCTTGATGATATCTTCGGGGACACGGGTTACTGTCGTGATCATCTTCGACACAGCCGCTTCGTTAGAGGCCAGAGCCGAACAGATGATGTCGCGGGTGTAACCAAGATCCTCGAGGCGCTTTGCGAATGCGGCCTTCTCGATAAAGCTCAAATTCGCCCGGGCAGAATTCTCCTGCCCCTGGGCGATGACATGCGCCTTGTCATCAATCGCTTTCACCACGGCCCGGACCTTGCGGCCGAGCTCTTTCGCCACCCTGACGCGACGATGGCCGAACACGATCATGTAACGACCTTCCCGCTCGGGATGAGGACGCACCAATATCGGCGAATTCTGGCCATTCTCTCTAATGGCTTCGAGAAGTTCCTGATGATGTTCCTGATCTTCGGAGAGACGGTCGGCAACAAACGAGCCATCGATCATCTCGGGGTCGAGATCCACCACCTGCTCGCCTTCGAGATAGGCATCGGCCTGCCGCGCCAGCTCGCTGACCGAGCGGATCATCGACTTGGACGCGCCACGCATGGGATAGGCTGGCGCATTCGAAGCGCCCTGCCCTTCCTCATTTGTCTCCATAAGGCCTGACAGCAGGTTCTTACGGGCCATTCAACCTCTCCTGTTGTTGCCTAATTCGTTGAAACACAACGGCGAAGACGTGTTTTTGTCGGCTGACAAGATCACCTCCCCCACGCTTCGTGAATAAGTCCGGCTATTTCCGAGTTCACACCATCCAGAGATTCCATCGCCCGCTCATAGGTCGAACGGGTCATGGTGTTCTTTTCCACCTCGTACAAAGTCTGCTTGGTGATGCCGGCATCGGATATGGCCGTGGACTTGAGCATCTGGTTTCTGAGGATGAATTCGCCAAACAGCGTTTGCAGGAAAGCCACCATCTGCGCCTGCGGCTGGTCCATCGGCTCATAGCGCGTGATCAGATAGCGATACCATTCCAGATTGACCTCTGCGCCAGCGCTGCGGATCGGCTCCAGGATGTTGCCCAGCATCAACAGGAACTGGCCCATCGACATCACATCCAGCATCTGCGGATGAATGGTAATCAGCACCGACGTGGCGGCTGTCAAAGCGGCAATCGTCAGATAGCCGAGATGTGGCGGACAGTCGACGACCACAACATCGTAGCGGTTCTCCACCTCTTCCAGAGATCGCGCGATGCGCGTGAAAAAGGCCTTACCGGCATTGGAACTGCGGTCGGCCATCGCCAGCGGCGTATCGTACTCGAATTCCTGCAATTCGAGATTTGCAGGCACGATGTCGAGCCCCGGGAAATTGGTGGTATGAATGATGTCGGAAAGAGAGACCCTTTCGTCATCATAACGGATGGCGTCGTAGAGCGACTTGATCCTGTCGAGTTCGGGCTGGAAGCCATGCAGCGAAGACAGCGATGCCTGCGGATCGAGGTCGACGGCCAACACACGGTGCCCGGTCAGCGCCAGATACTGCGCCAGATGCGCGGCCGTCGTCGTCTTGCCGGAGCCGCCCTTGAAATTGACGACGGCCAGAACCTGCAGCTTTTCTCCCGGGCGGCGATGCGGAACATATCTGCGCGCTTCCGAGCGTCCGTACTGGTCGAGATACTGCCTGAGCTCCAGCATCTGCTGGGCAGTATAAGAGCGCCGGCCCGTCGATGACGTTTCAGGAACGGGACCCTTGCCTTCGAGATGCAGCTTCTTCAGATGGCTCTGGGAAACGCCCAGGTAATTCGCAACTTCAGCCAGCGTAAACGAACGCAGATCCTTCTTAGCAAGCGGCGGGAATCGCTGCAGGCTCAGAAGATGCAGCTTCTGCGAAATCTGATCGCCCTGCTCGAGAATGTGTTTCTCGAAATGCAACGGCTGTCTTGCTGGTCTCGGTGAACTCACGTTCATTCGGGCTGCATTTCCTAATAACGATTTTTAGAGAAGTTTCTCCAAACAACCGTGATTATGCCCGATTCGGGTTTGCCGGCAATAGCGCCCCCTGCTGAATCAATGCCCTCCCCAGCTAAATAACAGCCCTCACCTTCCATAGAAATTTATATGCCTTTGAAATAAAAGCCTTTTGTTGGGATTTTGTCCGCTGACAAGCCTGCATCCCCACCTTTTCGGGCTCAAGAATTCGCCGACAGCCCTTGTTCAGGCGAATATGTTCCGGCCGCCGACGGTGGAACAGCCAGCGAATCGATTTTACGCGTTGCGCTCCTGCATGTGGTCTGGAGGCCTGTAGAAAACGCTCCGGAACACCGGACGCATCCGGCACACTGACCCCTTATAACAGAAGTTGTGCTGTGCCGGGTGGATGATGTTATGCTCGGCACGTCATTCGTCGGAATCGGGAACTTCTGTCGAATGGGGAGAGGGGAAGCAGTTGCTTATGACGATCACGACTTCAATGAGCCGTCCGTCCGGCACGGTTTTTACATGGCTGATGGCATCACAAAAGTCTGGTGCGGGATCACCCGGGCCCGGTTTCATCAAAGCGATGGCCTGACCGCAGTGGAGAAATCTCGTCCGCCTACCCGCATTCAGACCAAGCGGCGCCGAAAAATTCTGGAAGCAGCGCTGGAGATATTTTCCACGCATGGCTTTCGCGGCGCGACCATCGACCAGATCGCCGAAGCTGCCGGCATGTCCAAGCCCAACCTGCTGTACTATTTTCGCAGCAAGGACGAAATCCACAGCACGCTGATCAAGCGTCTGCTGGACGACTGGCTACAGCCTCTCCGCGATCTCGATGCCGATGGCGATCCGATGGCCGAGTTGCAGTCATATATCCGGCGCAAGATGGAGATGTCCCGGGATTTCCCGAGAGAGGGAAGGCTGTTCACCAATGAGATTCTACAGGGCGCACCGCACACGCTGGAAATGCTTCAGGATGTGCTGAAACCGCTTGTCGACGAAAAGGTGAAGGTCATCGAAGGATGGATGAAAGATGGCCGTATCGCCCAGACCGATCCATATCACCTGATCTTCTCGCTCTGGGCGACGACACAGCATTATGCCGATTTCGACGTACAGGTGAGGGCGGTTCTTGGGCCTGATCGCAGCGGAGAACGGCTGTTCGAAGATGGGGCACAGTTCCTCGAACAGCTTTACCTCAACGGGCTTTCGCCAGAGGCCAGCAGAAACTGACCGGCCGCGCAGATTGCTCTGCGCGGCCGGTGTGGTCTTGCAAGTGTTTCGACAGGATCACACGCCGATGGGCATATGCTCCGGGGAGCGGGTGACAGCGCGTGGCGCGGTCAGTTCCTTCCATGTCGAAAGCGCCTTGTTGACGGCCTGGAAAGGCTGGCGGGCAATGAACTTGCCGCGTCCGGGCTTTGCTCTGGCAACGCCTTCGCCCCAAACGACGTCCCCGCGCGAAAGCGTGTAGCGCGGCAGACCGGACACCTTCATGCCCTCGAAGACATTGTAGTCGATGATCGACTTCTGGTTTGCCGCCGAGATGGTCTTGCCCGTCTTCGGGTCCCACACAACGAGATCGGCATCGGCACCCGGCACGATAGCGCCCTTGCGCGGATAGATGTTGAGGATCTTCGCAATGTTGGTGGAGGTCACGGCGACGAACTCGTTCGGCGTCAGCCGGCCGGTTTCGACGCCAGTGGTCCACAGCATCGACAAGCGGTCTTCGACGCCGCCCGTGCCATTGGGAATCTTCGTGAAATCGTTGAGCCCGAGCAGCTTCTGCTTCATGGTGAAGGCGGCGTGATCGGTAGCCACCGTATGCAGCGAGCCCGATTGCAGACCCGCCCACAGCGAAGCCTGGTGGCGGGCGTCGCGGAAGGGCGGAGACATGACGCGCTGCGCCGCGTGGGCCCAGTCGGGATTGGAATATTCGCTCTCATCCAGCGTCAGGTGCTGGATCAGCGGCTCGCCATAGACGCGGATGCCCTTATGCTGGGCGCGGCGGATGGCTTCATGCGCCTGCTCGCAGGAGACGTGCACGATGTAGATCGGAACGCCGGCGGCATCGGCAATGGTGATGGCGCGGTTGACGGCCTCACCCTCGACATCCGGAGGCCGCGAATAGGCATGCGCCTCGGGGCCGCTCAGGCCGGAACTCATCAGCTTCTGCTGCATGGCCGCGACAAGGTCGCCGTTTTCGGCATGAACGAAGGGGATGGCGCCAAGCGCGGCGCAGCGCTGGAACGAGGCGAACATCTCGTCGTCGTTGACCATCAGCGCGCCCTTGTAGGCCATGAAGTGCTTGAACGTATTCACGCCGCGCCCGACGACGGTTTCCATCTCCTCGAAGATCTTTTTCGACCAGCCGGTGATGGAGACATGGAAGGAATAGTCGCTGCATGCCTGACGCGCCGCGCGCTCCTCCCACTCATCGAGGGCTGCTATCAGTCCGTCCTCACCGGGGATGACGAAGTCCACCACCATCGTCGTTCCGCCCGAAACGGCGGCATAAGTGCCGCTTTCCCATGTCTCCGCCGTGGTGGTGCCCATGAAGGGCATCTCAAAATGGGTGTGCGGGTCGATGCCGCCGGGAATGATCAATGCGCCTTCGGCGTCGATGACCTCATCACCCTTGAGATCCGGTCCGATGGCGGCGATGGTCTCGCCTTCGATCAGCACATCCGCCTCATAGCTGCGGTCGGCGGCGACGATCGTGCCTCCCTTGATTACTTTCGACATTGCTGAA from Aquamicrobium lusatiense harbors:
- the repA gene encoding plasmid partitioning protein RepA, coding for MNVSSPRPARQPLHFEKHILEQGDQISQKLHLLSLQRFPPLAKKDLRSFTLAEVANYLGVSQSHLKKLHLEGKGPVPETSSTGRRSYTAQQMLELRQYLDQYGRSEARRYVPHRRPGEKLQVLAVVNFKGGSGKTTTAAHLAQYLALTGHRVLAVDLDPQASLSSLHGFQPELDRIKSLYDAIRYDDERVSLSDIIHTTNFPGLDIVPANLELQEFEYDTPLAMADRSSNAGKAFFTRIARSLEEVENRYDVVVVDCPPHLGYLTIAALTAATSVLITIHPQMLDVMSMGQFLLMLGNILEPIRSAGAEVNLEWYRYLITRYEPMDQPQAQMVAFLQTLFGEFILRNQMLKSTAISDAGITKQTLYEVEKNTMTRSTYERAMESLDGVNSEIAGLIHEAWGR
- a CDS encoding TetR family transcriptional regulator C-terminal domain-containing protein — encoded protein: MEKSRPPTRIQTKRRRKILEAALEIFSTHGFRGATIDQIAEAAGMSKPNLLYYFRSKDEIHSTLIKRLLDDWLQPLRDLDADGDPMAELQSYIRRKMEMSRDFPREGRLFTNEILQGAPHTLEMLQDVLKPLVDEKVKVIEGWMKDGRIAQTDPYHLIFSLWATTQHYADFDVQVRAVLGPDRSGERLFEDGAQFLEQLYLNGLSPEASRN
- the repC gene encoding plasmid replication protein RepC, whose product is MDTHIAATPFGRRPMSLAMLAVQQEAAAIPEGATAGKWQVYRDLCEGKTIIGVGDRALAILAALLSFYPHEELSEEHGLVVFPSNRQLALRAHGMSEVTLRRHLAALVDGGLIVRRDSPNGKRYARRSREGEPGEAFGFSLAPLLVRAGEFGAAAEQVRAEAQALKLMRERITLHRRDISKLIEAAMGEQAVGDWTSLWQRFRAVVEAIPRRASLADMELVVSDLEQVRADIDKLLEMHMNTEFMNGNDQQNERQQSNSNTNAYSEFEPASKKDRVETEPASQPFDLPKAYPLGLVLRACPDIRDYAVDGIDSWRDFMATAAQVRGYLGISPSAYADALEVMGQESTAIVIACILQRSQHIHSAGGYLRALTEKAGSGNFSVGPMLMAALKTGGAEVAMTA
- the hydA gene encoding dihydropyrimidinase produces the protein MSKVIKGGTIVAADRSYEADVLIEGETIAAIGPDLKGDEVIDAEGALIIPGGIDPHTHFEMPFMGTTTAETWESGTYAAVSGGTTMVVDFVIPGEDGLIAALDEWEERAARQACSDYSFHVSITGWSKKIFEEMETVVGRGVNTFKHFMAYKGALMVNDDEMFASFQRCAALGAIPFVHAENGDLVAAMQQKLMSSGLSGPEAHAYSRPPDVEGEAVNRAITIADAAGVPIYIVHVSCEQAHEAIRRAQHKGIRVYGEPLIQHLTLDESEYSNPDWAHAAQRVMSPPFRDARHQASLWAGLQSGSLHTVATDHAAFTMKQKLLGLNDFTKIPNGTGGVEDRLSMLWTTGVETGRLTPNEFVAVTSTNIAKILNIYPRKGAIVPGADADLVVWDPKTGKTISAANQKSIIDYNVFEGMKVSGLPRYTLSRGDVVWGEGVARAKPGRGKFIARQPFQAVNKALSTWKELTAPRAVTRSPEHMPIGV
- the repB gene encoding plasmid partitioning protein RepB — its product is MARKNLLSGLMETNEEGQGASNAPAYPMRGASKSMIRSVSELARQADAYLEGEQVVDLDPEMIDGSFVADRLSEDQEHHQELLEAIRENGQNSPILVRPHPEREGRYMIVFGHRRVRVAKELGRKVRAVVKAIDDKAHVIAQGQENSARANLSFIEKAAFAKRLEDLGYTRDIICSALASNEAAVSKMITTVTRVPEDIIKAIGPAPAIGRERWVELSLLVPRRLEMAGSVAATPEFSQLDSNARFEALHAALAAGSKPARKAVTKSADTAWLPQDKKVSVRLKKAGKTATLAIGAADGPRFAEWISSNLSSLYEAFRKSEKTEQEH